Proteins from a single region of Pungitius pungitius chromosome 4, fPunPun2.1, whole genome shotgun sequence:
- the mphosph10 gene encoding U3 small nucleolar ribonucleoprotein protein MPP10 translates to MATEDMWSVLEECVTKINDNTAHPENFLSLQDGAAADFTMLTKILYDLHKAEEPADYKGSPLVQLMVENFDEEQIWQELELQNNAVMKHFETAANEALSDEKLTLLVEEEDEENSVGAEGENDDDDDMDEEEEDDGDDDEPLKQSKKSAEDEDGAHGYTDEDSDLDFDVDALEKREKQKKEIGRKGSKTKVVPSEVDDTFFKLSEMESFLDDMDKREGKEDEDKNELDYFQDLPSDDDDDLDLNEILSTQKKKKIIVKSSRNLKYKDFFDAVDSEPAGADDHSDGEEDNKDQSREEGGEEMYDEADDHDGEEESDDEDEVTKASQKKVTFNLSGDEDSEGEDVADIFGGKTPSSAKSVSKSSFEKRQEKMSEKIEELEKTALADKPWQLSGEVTSLTRPENSMLEEDVEFEQSGRMPPSITEETTLQLEDIIKQRIKDQAFDDVVRKEKPKEEVFEYKKRLALDHEKSKQSLAEIYEQEYLKQNQQKTEEEENSAHVEIQKLMDTLFLKLDALSNFHFTPKPPVPEVKVVSNLPSVTMEEVAPVSASDALLLAPEEIKEKNKAGDILGVTEKTSTDKMRDRRHKKTVKRIKIKEKEKRQKLKDASGTGENRKLSKAEAAENLKKITKGGKAKILKDEGKDKALRSSQAFFSELQDQVKSQIKSAKDQSSKKKKHKEVSVSKLKL, encoded by the exons ATGGCTACTGAAGATATGTGGAGCGTTCTGGAGGAGTGTGTAACgaaaataaatgacaacacAGCTCATCCAGAGAACTTTCTGAG CCTTCAAGATGGCGCAGCAGCAGACTTTACCATGCTCACTAAGATACTATATGACCTCCACAAAGCTGAAGAGCCCGCCGACTATAAAGGCAGCCCGTTGGTTCAGCTGATGGTGGAAAACTTTGATGAAGAGCAGATCTGGCAGGAGCTGGAGCTACAGAACAATGCTGTAATGAAACACTTTGAAACGGCAGCTAATGAGGCTTTATCAGATGAGAAATTGACACTGCTggttgaggaggaagatgaagagaatAGTGTGGGGGCAGAAGGtgagaatgatgatgatgatgatatggatgaggaggaggaggatgatggcgACGACGACGAACCACTTAAACAGTCCAAGAAATCTGCTGAGGATGAGGATGGGGCACATGGGTACACTGATGAAGACTCAGATTTAGATTTTGACGTGGACGCTCTGGAGAAAcgagagaaacagaagaaagagATTGGAAGGAAAGGATCCAAAACAAAGGTGGTTCCCTCTGAGGTCGACGATACCTTCTTCAAACTGTCCGAGATGGAGTCTTTTCTGGATGATATGGACAAACGAGAGGGAAAGGAGGATGAGGACAAAAACGAGCTAGACTACTTTCAGGACCTGCCCtccgatgatgatgacgatctCGACTTAAATGAAATACTTTCCacccaaaagaaaaagaaaatcatt GTAAAGAGCTCAAGAAACCTCAAGTACAAGGACTTCTTTGATGCTGTGGATAGTGAACCAGCAGGAGCAGATGACCACTCTGATGGCGAGGAGGACAACAAGGATCAAAGCCGGGAAGAAGGTGGAGAAGAAATGTACGACGAGGCTGATGATCATGACGGTGAAGAGGAGAGTGACGACGA GGATGAAGTGACCAAAGCATCTCAAAAGAAAGTAACCTTTAACCTCTCTGGGGACGAGGACAGTGAGGGAGAGGATGTGGCGGACATTTTTGGAGGAAAAACTCCAAGCTCAGCCAAATCCGTGTCGAAATCATCATTTGAAAAACGTCAAGAAAAG ATGTCAGAGAAAATAGAAGAGTTGGAGAAAACGGCTCTAGCAGATAAACCATGGCAGTTGTCAGGAGAAGTTACTTCACTAACTCGTCCAGAGAACAGCATGCTGGAGGAGGATGTGGAGTTTGAGCAGAGTGGGAGGATGC CCCCCAGTATCACCGAGGAGACCACACTACAGCTTGAAGACATCATCAAACAGAGAATTAAAGACCAG GCGTTTGATGATGTGGTCCGCAAGGAGAAACCCAAAGAGGAGGTGTTTGAGTACAAGAAGAGGCTGGCATTGGACCATGAAAAGAGCAAGCAGAGTCTAGCAGAGATCTATGAGCAAGAATACCTCAAGCAGAATCAG CAAAAGACCGAGGAGGAAGAAAACTCTGCTCATGTAGAAATTCAAAAGCTTATGGACACACTCTTCCTAAAGTTGGATGCTCTCTCCAACTTTCACTTCACACCTAAACCG CCCGTTCCCGAGGTCAAAGTGGTGTCTAATCTGCCGTCTGTCACGATGGAGGAGGTTGCTCCTGTCAGCGCTAGCGATGCTTTGCTGCTCGCACCAGAAGAAATCAAA GAGAAGAACAAAGCAGGAGATATTCTGGGTGTTACTGAGAAGACGTCAACAGACAAGATGCGTGACAGACGCCACAAGAAGACGGTTAAGCGTATAAAGatcaaggagaaagaaaagcggCAAAAACTTAAAGACGCCAGTGGAACCGGGGAGAACAGAAAGCTGTCAAAGGCTGAAGCAGCAGAGAACCTCAAGAAAATCACAAAAGGAGGCAAAGCCAAGATACTCAAG GACGAGGGGAAGGACAAGGCTCTGCGGTCCTCTCAAGCCTTCTTCTCTGAGCTGCAGGACCAAGTTAAAAGTCAGATCAAAAGTGCAAAGGACCAGTcttcaaagaagaagaaacacaaagaggTTTCTGTAAGCAAACTCAAGTTATAA
- the pkd1l3 gene encoding polycystin-1-like protein 2 — MRKSEACTGNNFPEGCEFNIGNACFEFVGGSETWSQARSSCEKRGGELLKVMNTEIKLFLKNITRGRHTNHFSWWLGEGVQGLYQQADKELYRMETTVGEPRAKNTEKFIDNLWKVTKNLKSNFFQMVMTKDKKDIVISHIKNCTNGILLLSKENCHTDNDPNPPTLFEKSFNIFQAISLLIDVGEQENVIIKYPTGTLYQSRKTPANLSNSVLGSVKDGEYVKLPSQEALGNRFESYPTVIAQLASLSQNPHPSDGNITGTVCSVTLSDGEKNEDIKLANLTQMIEIFMNNPQSSIPTNKPVLLEYNTKAVTTINVSNPESTLFVSVEPNANVSLQLVLAAGSPPNETHFSHKTTLSPTGNYRWMITPEMLSKTSGVWYVSASLVNSTWVSGLTLNITSFMGQCLYWDTDHETWRGDGCQVGDKSTPQRIHCLCNHLTLFGGSFFVNPNYVDISRTSELFATVSQNFVVLALLCAFFGLYLITLVWACYSDRRARSKRKMTLLEDNHPGAQYNYLIGVQTGHRKNAGTTANVTVKVIGSEGSSDTHNLTDPEKPVFQRGAFDIFLLATPFPLGEMRNLRLQHDNSGGHPSWYINKVTIQDLQTHHVFHFFCECWLSSDHGDNMTKKTFNAAKNNEVTSFRNIFHSRTSNGFRDEHIWVSIVDPPSRSPFTRAQRVSCCMCLLLCTMAINIAFWNIPKNENSPVLVSFGSLEITWQEFMVGIQSGLLMFPINILIITIFRSIRPRVTSKSKKGNSEENFTPPPVTIATILKDTEEVISSVSSSPRNKMSDMHRLESTTDLCLALDRVHEFIHLMQGESESDHHWVYCSKFLLAALCHLLMCLEKLGERPFPSVHEYQHTLNLTNLLVRKVEMVLSSHLPASSDEDEEEVGELLAALVVRDPGLVPVAVHQWNIHLLHPAVWL; from the exons ATGAGAAAGTCAGAGGCCTGTACTGGCAACAACTTCCCCGAAGGGTGTGAATTCAATATTGGAAATGCCTGTTTTGAGTTTGTTGGAGGGTCTGAGACCTGGTCCCAAGCCAGGAGCAGCTGTGAGAAGCGAGGAGGGGAGCTCCTTAAGGTGATGAACACAGAGATCAAATTGTTCCTGAAGAACATCACCAGAGGAAGACACACCAACCACTTCTCCTGGTGGCTGGGAGAGGGGGTCCAAGGCCTGTACCAG CAGGCGGATAAGGAACTGTACCGAATGGAAACCACAGTAGGGGAGCCCAGGGCCAAGAACACG GAGAAGTTCATTGACAATTTGTGGAAAGTCACTAAAAACCTGAAGTCAAACTTTTTCCAAATGGTTATGACTAAAGATAAAAAAGACATTGTTATTAGTCACATCAAAAACTGCACCAACGgcatcctccttctctccaaagAAAACTGTCACACCGATAATGACCCTAACCCGCCC aCTTTGTTTGAGAAATCCTTTAATATCTTTCAAGCAATCTCCTTGCTGATTGATGTGGGAGAACAAGAAAATGTTATCATCAAGTATCCAACAGGCACCCTCTATCAGAGCAG AAAAACACCAGCTAACCTCAGCAACTCTGTGCTGGGTTCAGTAAAAGATGGTGAGTATGTCAAGCTCCCCTCACAGGAAGCACTCGGGAATCGGTTTGAAAGCTACCCAACAGTCATCGCTCAG CTGGCTTCACTCTCACAGAATCCCCATCCGTCTGATGGAAACATCACAGGAACTGTTTGCAGCGTTACACTTAGTGATGGCgaaaaaaatgaagacataAAGCTGGCCAACCTGACGCAGATGATAGAG ATTTTCATGAATAATCCACAATCTTCAATACCGACAAACAAACCTGTTTTGTTGGAGTATAACACAAAAGCTGTGACCACAATCAACGTTTCTAACCCTGAAAGCACCCTCTTCGTTAGCGTGGAGCCCAACGCTAATGTGTCCTTGCAACTTGTTTTGGCTGCAGGATCCCCTCCTAACGAAACCCATTTCAGCCACAAAACCACCTTGAGCCCAACAG GAAACTATCGCTGGATGATAACCCCAGAGATGTTAAGTAAGACTTCTGGAGTCTGGTATGTTTCTGCCAGCCTCGTCAATTCTACTTGGGTGTCGGGCCTGACGCTGAACATCACCTCCTTTATGGGCCAGTGCTTGTACTGGGACACAGACCACGAGACATGGAGGGGTGACGGCTGCCAG GTGGGAGACAAAAGCACTCCGCAGCGAATTCACTGCCTGTGTAACCACCTCACTCTCTTCGGGGGCTCCTTCTTTGTGAATCCAAACTACGTGGACATATCTCGCACGTCGGAGTTGTTTGCCACCGTGTCTCAGAACTTTGTGGTTCTGGCACTGCTGTGTGCTTTCTTTGGGCTCTATCTGATCACTCTGGTGTGGGCCTGCTACTCTGACCGCAGGGCACGCTCTAAG AGGAAGATGACCCTGCTGGAGGACAACCACCCAGGAGCTCAGTACAACTATCTGATCGGTGTCCAAACTGGCCATCGCAAGAATGCCGGGACTACTGCCAAT GTTACGGTGAAGGTGATTGGCTCAGAGGGaagcagtgacacacacaacctcacgGACCCTGAGAAACCTGTGTTTCAGAGGGGAGCCTTCGATATTTTCCTGCTGGCCACACCCTTCCCACTGGGCGAAATGCGAAACCTCCGGCTGCAGCATGACAACTCTGGAGGTCACCCATCATG GTATATAAACAAGGTGACCATACAAGATCTCCAAACACACCATGTGTTTCACTTCTTTTGTGAGTGTTGGCTGAGTTCTGACCATGGAGACAACATGACCAAGAAGACCTTCAATGCTGCAAAGAACAACGAGGTCACCAGCTTCAG GAATATTTTCCACAGCAGAACATCGAATGGCTTCAGGGATGAACACATCTGGGTTTCCATAGTGGATCCTCCCTCACGCAGTCCATTCACTCGTGCCCAGAGGGTTTCTTGCTGCATGTGCCTACTGCTGTGCACCATGGCCATCAATATCGCCTTCTGGAACATTCCTAAAAATGAGAACTCGCCAGTACTCGTATCGTTTG GTTCATTGGAAATCACCTGGCAGGAGTTCATGGTGGGGATTCAGAGTGGTCTCCTCATGTTCCCAATCaacatcctcatcatcaccatctTCAGAAGCATCCGACCTCGCGTGACATCAAAGTCGAAAAAAGGAAACTCTGAGGAGAACTTTACACCGCCCCCAGTGACTATAGCAACTATTTTGAAG GATACAGAGGAGGTGATTTCTTCAGTGAGCAGTAGTCCCAGGAACAAGATGTCAGACATGCACAGACTGGAGTCCACCACTGACCTCTGCCTTGCCCTGGACAGGGTGCATGAATTCATACATCTCATGCAAG GGGAGAGTGAGAGTGATCATCACTGGGTTTACTGCAGCAAGTTCCTCCTGGCCGCTCTCTGTCACCTCCTGATGTGCCTGGAAAAACTGGGTGAAAGGCCATTCCCGAGTGTGCACGAGTACCAGCACACCCTCAACCTCACCAACCTGCTGGTTCGCAAAGTCGAGATGGTCCTCAGCAGCCATTTA CCCGCCTCCAGTGATGAAGACGAAGAAGAGGTCGGCGAGCTGCTGGCTGCCTTGGTGGTGCGTGATCCTGGGCTGGTTCCTGTTGCTGTCCATCAGTGGAATATCCACTTACTTCACCCTGCTGTATGGCTTTAG
- the dhodh gene encoding dihydroorotate dehydrogenase (quinone), mitochondrial, producing MAGHVKKQLKDAVKVIGSGSLLFASYLTAVGDERFYANQLMPLLQRMVGAETAHVLAVKMIGLGLVPLNRYQDPASLEVNVLGLKFRNPIGIAAGFDKHGEAVDGLYKVGFGFVEVGTVTPKPQEGNPKPRVFRLTPDQAIINRYGFNSCGLAEAKQRLGARRDSQQEHREAGLPLGINLGKNKLSQDAGADYSEGVRVLGPLADYLVVNVSSPNTPGLRDLQGKAELRQLLHTVLKERDALKGERKLPVLVKIAPDLTSQDKRDIADVVTELGVDGLMVSNTTVSRPETLQHSNKSEVGGLSGQPLKDLSTSTVREMYNLTKGKVLIVGIGGVASGQDAMDKIRAGASLVQLYTALTYQGPPVVTKIKRELEQLLKEQGFSGVSEAVGADHRGADK from the exons ATGGCGGGACATGTGAAG AAGCAGCTGAAAGATGCAGTGAAGGTCATCGGCTCAGGTAGCCTTCTGTTTGCCTCCTACCTCACTGCCGTTGGAGATGAGCGTTTCTATGCCAATCAGTTGATGCCCTTGCTGCAGAGGATGGTCGGAGCAGAGACGGCGCATGTGTTGGCTGTGAAGATGATCGGTCTGGGTCTGGTTCCTCTGAACCGCTACCAGGACCCTGCATCATTG GAAGTGAACGTCCTGGGACTAAAGTTTAGAAACCCGATTGGGATCGCGGCGGGCTTTGACAAACACGGGGAGGCCGTAGACGGGTTGTACAAAGTGGGTTTTGGCTTTGTTGAAGTGGGCACTGTCACTCCCAAACCTCAGGAGGGGAACCCCAAACCCCGTGTGTTTCGACTCACCCCAGATCAGGCCATCATTAACAG ATATGGATTCAACAGCTGTGGTTTGGCAGAAGCTAAGCAGCGGCTCGGGGCCAGAAGAGACTCGCAGCAAGAGCACAGGGAAG cTGGCCTTCCCCTAGGCATCAACCTGGGGAAGAACAAGTTGTCCCAGGACGCAGGGGCAGATTACTCTGAGGGGGTGAGGGTGCTCGGCCCGCTGGCGGACTACCTGGTGGTCAACGTCAGCAGCCCAAATACGCCCGGTCTCCGGGACCTACAGGGGAAGGCTGAGCTCCGCCAGCTCCTGCATACG GTGTTGAAGGAGCGTGATGCGCTGAAGGGGGAACGCAAACTACCCGTCCTGGTAAAGATCGCTCCTGACCTCACTTCCCAGGACAAACGAGACATTGCTGATGTCGTCACCGAG CTGGGAGTGGATGGATTAATGGTGTCTAACACGACAGTGTCCAGACCAGAAACACTTCAGCATTCAAACAAGTCTGAGGTCGGCGGTCTGAGTGGCCAGCCTCTCAAAGACCTTTCTACTAGCACCGTGAGAGAGATGTACAACCTCACTAAAG GTAAAGTACTAATTGTTGGAATCGGTGGTGTGGCCAGTGGGCAGGATGCTATGGATAAGATCCGTGCCGGTGCTTCACTGGTTCAGCTTTACACAGCTTTGACCTACCAGGGCCCCCCCGTAGTGACGAAGATAAAGCGAGAATTGGAACAGCTTCTTAA AGAACAAGGTTTCAGTGGTGTATCAGAGGCTGTTGGAGCAGATCACAGGGGAGCAGACAAGTAG
- the ist1 gene encoding IST1 homolog, translating to MLGGGFKAERLRVNLRLVINRLKLLEKKKTELAQKSRKEIADYLSSGKDERARIRVEHIIREDYLVEAMEILELYCDLLLTRFGLIQSMKELDPGLQEAVSTLIWAAPRLQAEVSELRTVSEQLCAKYSKEYGKLCRTNQIGTVNDRLMHKLGVESPPKILVERYLIEIAKNYNVPYEPDAMVRPEVGPGEEADLIDVDNDKKFGGGGGGGGGGGGFTAPAGVMPMPMPMPMPMQSAFNYPAPKGPEPYNPSVGTYNHFQHPMGGGQPPQLPSCPPTYESIDDLTDKPSVPSQVVGPGPSSQLFDNNALPELPSVPDTLPTTSFGRTNTTSDDIDFDDLTRRFEELKKKT from the exons ATGCTGGGGGGAGGATTCAAAGCAGAGAGGCTAAGAGTTAACCTCCGGCTCGTCATTAATCGACTGAAACTccttgagaaaaagaaaa CTGAGCTTGCTCAAAAATCCAGGAAGGAGATCGCAGATTATCTGTCATCAGGAAAAGATGAGCGGGCTCGTATCCGCGTGGAGCACATCATCAGAGAAGACTATCTGGTGGAAGCCATGGAGATCCTGGAGCTCTACTGTGACCTGCTGTTGACTCGCTTTGGCCTCATTCAGTCTATGAA GGAACTGGACCCAGGCCTACAAGAGGCAGTGTCCACCCTCATCTGGGCAGCGCCTCGTCTCCAGGCTGAGGTGTCTGAACTAAGAACT GTATCTGAGCAGCTATGTGCAAAATACAGCAAGGAGTACGGCAAGCTGTGCAGGACAAACCAGATTGGAACGGTCAACGATCGG CTGATGCACAAACTGGGTGTGGAGTCCCCTCCTAAGATCTTGGTGGAGCGCTACCTGATAGAGATCGCCAAGAACTATAATGTGCCATACGAACCCGACGCCATGGTCCGG CCCGAGGTGGGtcctggagaagaagctgaccTGATTGACGTGGACAATGACAAgaagtttggaggaggaggaggaggcggcggcggcggcggcggtttCACTGCTCCTGCTGGTGTAATGCCCATGCCTATGCCTATGCCCATGCCTATGCAATCCGCTTTCAACTATCCAGCTCCTAAAGGACCC GAACCATATAACCCTTCTGTTGGAACCTACAACCACTTCCAGCATCCCATGGGAGGAGGGCAGCCCCCTCAGCTGCCTTCTTGTCCCCCCACATACGAGTCA ATTGATGACCTAACTGACAAACCTTCTGTTCCTTCCCAGGTCGTAG GTCCTGGCCCTTCATCTCAGCTATTTGACAACAATGCGCTCCCAGAGCTCCCCTCTGTTCCCGATACACTCCCCACGACCTCCTTCGGCAGAACAAACACCACCTCGGATGACATCGACTTTGACGACTTAACGCGGCGGtttgaggagctgaagaagaagacctAA